One genomic region from Cyanobium usitatum str. Tous encodes:
- a CDS encoding thiamine phosphate synthase, producing the protein MDPTLDSSSSPARDRLLDANLDRAREGLRVLEDWARFGLDRGDLVVRTKDMRQRLGRLHRDAYKFARHTATDPAAGLGHPAQAERSSTSAVVGANAGRVQEALRVLEEFGRSSDPLLAEEASALRYLLYDLEVDLLQACRLAAAGGAGRRELLASCRLYLVTSPVPDLEGVVAAALGAGVRLVQYRAKEAAGLDDLQKLSQARALRQLCAAHGALFLVNDRIDIALAVEADGVHLGQGDLPPAVARQLLGPDRLIGRSTHALDQLQQAVSDGCDYLGVGPVQATPTKPGREPVGLDYVRQAAAASPLPFFAIGGLDASKVAAVRAAGAQRIAVVRAITEAVDPAAATAELLAALEVPAS; encoded by the coding sequence ATGGATCCCACCCTAGACAGCTCCTCCAGCCCAGCCCGCGATCGGCTGCTCGATGCCAACCTCGATCGGGCACGCGAGGGCTTGCGGGTGCTGGAAGATTGGGCCCGCTTTGGCCTCGATCGGGGCGATCTGGTGGTGCGCACCAAGGACATGCGCCAGCGGCTGGGCCGGTTGCATCGCGATGCCTACAAATTCGCTCGCCACACCGCCACCGATCCGGCCGCGGGCCTTGGCCATCCAGCCCAAGCGGAGCGATCCAGTACCAGCGCCGTGGTGGGCGCCAACGCCGGCCGGGTGCAGGAGGCTTTGCGAGTGCTGGAGGAATTTGGGCGCAGCAGCGATCCCCTGCTGGCGGAGGAGGCCTCAGCTCTGCGCTATCTGCTCTACGACCTGGAGGTGGATCTGTTGCAGGCCTGTCGTCTGGCTGCTGCTGGCGGGGCTGGCCGCCGTGAGCTGCTGGCCAGCTGCCGGCTCTATTTAGTTACCTCGCCGGTGCCCGACCTGGAGGGGGTGGTGGCCGCCGCCCTGGGGGCCGGGGTGCGCCTGGTGCAATACCGCGCCAAGGAGGCCGCCGGTCTCGATGACTTGCAAAAACTCAGCCAGGCCCGGGCCCTGCGCCAGCTCTGCGCCGCCCATGGCGCTCTGTTTTTGGTGAATGACCGCATTGATATCGCCCTGGCTGTGGAGGCCGACGGGGTGCACCTGGGCCAGGGGGATCTGCCGCCGGCGGTGGCTCGCCAGCTGCTGGGCCCCGATCGATTGATTGGCCGCAGCACCCATGCCCTGGACCAGCTGCAGCAGGCGGTCAGCGATGGCTGCGACTACCTCGGCGTCGGCCCGGTGCAGGCCACCCCCACCAAGCCCGGCCGGGAGCCGGTGGGGCTCGATTACGTGCGCCAGGCCGCGGCGGCTAGTCCGCTCCCCTTCTTTGCCATTGGCGGGCTCGATGCTAGCAAGGTGGCGGCGGTGCGGGCTGCTGGAGCCCAGCGGATTGCGGTGGTGCGGGCGATCACCGAGGCGGTTGATCCAGCTGCCGCCACCGCTGAGCTGCTGGCAGCACTTGAGGTGCCGGCTTCGTGA
- the thiS gene encoding sulfur carrier protein ThiS encodes MRLQVNGDQRACSAGLNLEQALLELGYKPRLVVVEFNGTILPRQAWPTQPVVESDVLEVVTIVGGGS; translated from the coding sequence ATCAGGCTGCAGGTAAACGGCGATCAGCGAGCCTGCTCAGCCGGGCTCAACTTGGAACAGGCCCTGCTGGAACTGGGCTACAAGCCCCGCTTGGTGGTGGTGGAGTTCAACGGCACGATCCTGCCCAGACAGGCCTGGCCCACCCAGCCGGTGGTGGAATCCGATGTGCTGGAAGTGGTCACCATTGTGGGCGGTGGTTCCTAG
- a CDS encoding DUF1517 domain-containing protein: MASSALALSTRLVLRRCFSLLAVPMLVLSLLVVHPSPSWAASGGRIGGGSFRSAPSMPRSYGGGGYRGGGGFNSGYRGGYGGGGIGFPFLIPMFGFGGGGLFGFLVLMAVGGLLVNAVRGGGGGGQGPAISGSRGDLVGGGRPDGPVTISQLQVGLLASARQLQTDLRRLAGSADTSHAAGLQALLQETTLALLRHPDLWVYANSEVGQVPFASAESTFNRLSMTERSKLQREVTTNVGGKRFSDDSVAAGDSDASSDFIAVTLLVASRSRLALKGSGSADQVRDSLQQLGAVGAADLLAIEVIWQPEGAGEVLSTEELLTAYPQLQHL; encoded by the coding sequence ATCGCTTCCAGCGCCTTGGCGCTTTCTACCCGTCTGGTTTTGCGGCGCTGCTTCAGCTTGTTGGCCGTGCCGATGTTGGTCCTGAGTCTGTTGGTGGTGCATCCCAGCCCCAGCTGGGCCGCCAGTGGCGGCCGCATCGGTGGCGGTAGCTTCCGCTCGGCCCCCTCGATGCCGAGAAGCTATGGCGGCGGTGGCTACAGAGGTGGTGGCGGCTTCAACAGCGGCTACCGCGGTGGCTACGGGGGTGGGGGCATCGGCTTTCCCTTCCTGATTCCAATGTTTGGTTTCGGTGGCGGCGGCCTGTTTGGCTTCCTTGTGCTGATGGCCGTGGGAGGACTGCTAGTTAATGCAGTGCGAGGTGGCGGGGGTGGCGGCCAGGGGCCAGCAATTTCCGGCAGCCGCGGCGATCTGGTGGGCGGCGGCCGCCCCGATGGCCCGGTCACGATCAGCCAGCTGCAGGTTGGGCTGCTGGCATCGGCCCGCCAGCTTCAAACAGATCTGCGCCGTCTCGCTGGCAGCGCCGACACCAGCCATGCGGCTGGCCTCCAAGCCCTGCTTCAGGAGACCACCTTGGCCCTGCTGCGCCACCCCGATCTCTGGGTCTATGCCAATTCAGAGGTGGGTCAGGTGCCTTTCGCTAGTGCCGAATCCACCTTCAATCGCCTCTCAATGACCGAGCGCAGCAAGTTGCAGCGCGAGGTCACCACCAATGTGGGCGGCAAGCGCTTTAGCGATGACAGCGTGGCTGCAGGAGACAGCGATGCCAGTAGCGATTTCATCGCCGTCACCCTGCTGGTGGCAAGCCGCAGCCGGCTTGCGCTCAAGGGTTCGGGCAGTGCCGATCAAGTGCGCGATTCGCTGCAGCAGCTCGGTGCCGTCGGTGCCGCTGACCTGCTGGCCATCGAGGTG